In the genome of Phacochoerus africanus isolate WHEZ1 chromosome 10, ROS_Pafr_v1, whole genome shotgun sequence, one region contains:
- the SMIM43 gene encoding small integral membrane protein 43 — protein sequence MEWELNFLLYLALFFFLLFLLFLLLFVVIKQLKNSVASTAGALQPGRLSLHREPWGFSREQAV from the coding sequence ATGGAGTGGGAGCTCAACTTTCTGCTCTACCTTGCGCTCTTCTTCTTCCTGCTCTTTTTACTTTTCCTCCTACTCTTTGTGGTCATCAAGCAGCTGAAGAACTCCGTGGCCAGCACTGCCGGGGCTCTCCAGCCCGGGCGCCTGTCGCTGCACCGGGAGCCTTGGGGCTTCTCTCGCGAGCAAGCCGTGTGA